The Dehalococcoidales bacterium genome segment AGGGCGCCGTAAGTACCGGGGTTAACCGGCAGCCACTGGTCAGAACGGACCGCCGTAACTGAATAGCGCGGGTCAATCACCACCACCTTGGTCCGGTTGGGTTTCTCCCGTTTTATCTTGCCCCACATCCTCAAATTCCGCGCCAGCGGCTTTTCCGATTCGATAATACTGGCACCGAAGGCCAGCAGGTAGTTAGACTGACCGAAATCATAGCCGATATGGCTGCGGTTACCATCAGCCAGCCATCTGCCGGTAATCTCAGCCTCATTATCAAGGGTATCACCGGAAATGACATTGGGAGTACCGTAGGTTTGGGCAAAGCGCTGAATCATGTCTTCATCGCTGGTAGTATTCAATCCATGAAGCAGCAGCAACTGATGTGGCTGAGCTTCATCCCGGAGCGTTTTCAGGTGAGCAGTAATCTCGCTCAAAGCCTGGCTCCATGATATGGAAGACCAACCAGCGTCAATCCCGTTCCCTTTGGCCGGATTGGTCCTCTTCAACGGGCCGCTGACCCGGCTCGGGTCGTACAACACCTGCAGGGCAATATGCCCGCGGGGACAGATTTCTCCCTCGGAGAACCGGGAAAGAGGGTTACCGGCTACCTTTACCGCCTTACCATTTACTACCCGCACCTGAGTCGCACAGCGAACGGGACAGTTGAGGCAGGAAGTAGCCATCCATTTCTCGGTGATAACACCTTCTTCAATCGTTTCCGGCGCGGCGGCAGCCGGATTTAGCTGAGGATACTTGATAACACGGCTGGCGGCGAGAGCAGTCCCGGTAACGGCTGATACCTTCAGGAAATCCCGCCGACTGAGGCGACTGCTTTTTCTCTCTTTTGAACTGCTCATATCGCTTTTATGAAAAGTTACCCTTTCCAACCACCAAAAAGGCTCCGATGAGCTTCTTCAGCCAACCAGAGTCTCCTGCCATCCTTAACCTTGACTTCCGTGAAAGTTAATTTTTCCGGCACTCCATCAATTACTTAATGTTTACACCCCGCGGGTGGTTATTATCTTCCTTAGCCTCCTCAGGTTCCACTCCCGATGGTCTTCTTCGCTGTCTTTTGCGGCTTTTCCTCCTCAACCTCTTCCTCTTCATCTTCCCCGGCTTGCGCCTGACGGAACGAGCGCAACCCTTTGCCTATAGCGCCACCAATCTGCGGTAGCTTACCCACCCCGAAGACAATCAGAATAATGACCAGGATAAGCCCGATCTCCCATGGTCCTAAACGAAATGGCATAACTCCACCCCCTCACCCAAGATTAGCAATATCAAACCTATCTTTATATTACTACCTTCAGTAAGTTCCGTCAAGCCTGCCGGCATTTACTTTCCCCATAACTCCGGGATGGCATATTCCAGACCAAAGCTCCTCAAGGTATCCGGAAGGGGTTTACCGGTCTCTTTATCCCACCCCATAGACTGGTAATACCCGGCGCGCAGTTCGTTCCAGTGCGGCATGATGCTCCTGGACTGCGCCGGACCATCCACCGGTGTTGAGCCATACCTGGGCGAGGGAGCATCCATCTCGGCAGTATGCCCGTGCCTGATGTTGAAGGCCCGCAGCAGATTGACGATACGCTTCCCCACGGTCAGCGCTTCCGTAGCCGTCAGCCCCCAGCCGGTAGCGGCGTTGACCGCTTCAGCGAGTAGCTTGATATCAGTCCGGGTAGTAAAGCGGCACACCCCCAGACAGTCCTCGAACTGCACGGCGCCCTTGGCCTGCACATTCCACTTCAGGGTATCCTCCGGGGAATTATTGGGGCCTATTGACGGCTTGATGGTAAGCCCGGCATCGGCCGGACGCAACATGGAATAGCCTTCATCGGTGCTCATCTGGGAAACACAGGTATCGAAGAGCATCGGCCACCGGGTGCGATGGTCATGCCCGCGGGGGGTATTGCCCTTCATGGTATGAATGGCAAACTCGGTAGCCCCCCGGCCGATGCGCTGTGAAGCCCTCATCACACCCTCCGCCAGCACGTCACCAAAGCCCTGACGGTGGGCAATCTGACGGATGAGCTGATTAGCCGCCTCATAATTCCCCCATTTGATTTCAATCTGGTCAGTATCCTCTTTGGTTATCAACCCTTTCTCAAAACATTCCATCACCAGTCCGACCAGCCAGCCGGTCTCATTACAGTCCATACCCAGGCGGTCTACCTCGTTGGACAGATAGATTGCCGCCGTCGCATCGGTAACGCCGATGACCGGGCCGAAGGCAGCCAGTCCTTCATATTCCGGTTCTTCACCAACGTAACCCTTAAACGGCCCTTCCGTTATGGTAATCATGTGACAATGATGCATCCAGCAGCCCCAGCACGGGTTGGGCTTCGGTTCAAAGTGGCTGCGGATATAAGGCCCGCCGAACTTCTCCAGGTCTTTATCTTCGATATCGAAGATGGTGGTGGTGTAGTTCTTCACCGGCACAATGCCATCCCGGGCTTTAGTCCGCTCGGCAAGCATCTTCAGCGTCCCCCATCGGTAGATTCCCTCCCTGGCCGCCGGGTCATTGACGACATTATCACGGAACTGCCGAGCTATAGCGGAAAGTCCTTCCCTATCTTTCAAGGCAGGGCGCGCCTTCTGCCTGGTCACGGCGATGGCCTTCAGGTTCTTGGAACCCATCACCGCCCCCACTCCATTATGTGAGGCGGTATGTCCCTTATCAATAAATATGGAAGCAAACTTTACCAGATGCTCACCGGCAGGGCCGATGCTGGCCACGCTCATTTCCCGTTCACTCTGCCCGAACTCGCTCCGGATAAGGTCGCCGGTCTCCCAGGTATCCTTACCCAGCAGGTGGGAAGCATCCCTCAGTTCCGCCTTGCCGCCATGAATATAAAGGTAGAGCCACTGTTTAGCTCTACCCTGCAGGATGATCCCATCATAACCGGAGAAACGGAGAAAAGCACCGAAGAAGCCGTTGGTCTGGGTAGCCGAGGCTCCCTCGCTGAGAGCGCCCTTGGTCACCACTGAGAATGTACCCGAGCCTCCTACCGCTGTTCCCCCCAGCGGCCCGGAGAGCATAATCAAA includes the following:
- a CDS encoding aldehyde ferredoxin oxidoreductase C-terminal domain-containing protein; protein product: MAKLYGYAGKLLRVDLTSERVTDVELDEETVRKYVGGTGLGAKYLYDEVPAGVSWSDEANRLIMLSGPLGGTAVGGSGTFSVVTKGALSEGASATQTNGFFGAFLRFSGYDGIILQGRAKQWLYLYIHGGKAELRDASHLLGKDTWETGDLIRSEFGQSEREMSVASIGPAGEHLVKFASIFIDKGHTASHNGVGAVMGSKNLKAIAVTRQKARPALKDREGLSAIARQFRDNVVNDPAAREGIYRWGTLKMLAERTKARDGIVPVKNYTTTIFDIEDKDLEKFGGPYIRSHFEPKPNPCWGCWMHHCHMITITEGPFKGYVGEEPEYEGLAAFGPVIGVTDATAAIYLSNEVDRLGMDCNETGWLVGLVMECFEKGLITKEDTDQIEIKWGNYEAANQLIRQIAHRQGFGDVLAEGVMRASQRIGRGATEFAIHTMKGNTPRGHDHRTRWPMLFDTCVSQMSTDEGYSMLRPADAGLTIKPSIGPNNSPEDTLKWNVQAKGAVQFEDCLGVCRFTTRTDIKLLAEAVNAATGWGLTATEALTVGKRIVNLLRAFNIRHGHTAEMDAPSPRYGSTPVDGPAQSRSIMPHWNELRAGYYQSMGWDKETGKPLPDTLRSFGLEYAIPELWGK
- the tatA gene encoding twin-arginine translocase TatA/TatE family subunit; amino-acid sequence: MPFRLGPWEIGLILVIILIVFGVGKLPQIGGAIGKGLRSFRQAQAGEDEEEEVEEEKPQKTAKKTIGSGT